Proteins encoded together in one Deinococcus aerolatus window:
- a CDS encoding HU family DNA-binding protein: MAKSTRPAARKPTTKAAPAKSATSKIAKTQIVDMVADKTSLNKKQAGEAVAAVLDSVVSALQGGKSVGLPGLGTLSVTQTAARTGVRPGTSQRITIPAGKKIRFKVASTLKGTL; encoded by the coding sequence ATGGCCAAGAGCACCAGACCCGCCGCCAGGAAGCCCACTACCAAAGCTGCACCCGCAAAAAGCGCGACCAGCAAGATTGCCAAGACCCAGATCGTCGACATGGTCGCCGACAAGACCAGCTTGAACAAGAAACAGGCCGGCGAGGCCGTAGCCGCCGTGTTGGACAGTGTGGTCTCTGCCTTACAAGGCGGCAAGAGCGTGGGCCTCCCTGGCCTGGGCACCCTCAGCGTGACCCAGACGGCGGCCCGCACCGGGGTGCGCCCGGGTACCAGTCAGAGAATCACGATTCCCGCAGGCAAGAAGATCCGGTTCAAGGTGGCCAGCACCCTCAAGGGCACCTTGTAG
- a CDS encoding glycerol-3-phosphate acyltransferase, protein MLALLVAALSYLLGSLVTGVLYARARGDDILGRDLPGGSGTFRQFGRNAAILVTAGDILKGVLAVALAHVLAPELTWLATLAVVLGHCYPVFFRFRGGGGIAPFLGALLVAAPLTLLGALALGLAVIPLYRATLQRRLKLNAVPFAAAVAVPAGLLLSLRYGGLGDLLAGSAVMALRAVHLLAAPAGRDRP, encoded by the coding sequence ATGTTAGCCCTGCTGGTTGCCGCCCTGTCCTACCTGCTGGGATCGCTGGTCACCGGCGTGCTGTACGCGCGGGCGCGCGGGGACGACATCCTGGGCCGCGACCTGCCTGGGGGCAGCGGCACCTTCCGGCAGTTCGGGCGCAACGCCGCCATTCTGGTCACCGCCGGGGATATCCTGAAGGGTGTGCTGGCCGTGGCGCTGGCCCACGTACTGGCGCCTGAGCTGACTTGGCTGGCCACCCTGGCGGTGGTGCTGGGCCACTGTTACCCGGTGTTCTTCCGGTTCCGGGGCGGCGGCGGCATCGCGCCTTTCCTGGGGGCATTGCTGGTGGCGGCCCCGCTGACCCTGCTGGGCGCACTGGCCCTGGGGCTGGCCGTGATTCCGCTGTACCGGGCCACCCTGCAACGCCGCCTGAAACTGAACGCCGTGCCGTTTGCTGCCGCCGTTGCCGTGCCGGCAGGCCTGCTGCTGAGCCTGCGTTACGGCGGCCTGGGTGACCTGCTGGCAGGAAGCGCGGTCATGGCGCTGCGGGCCGTTCACCTGCTGGCCGCGCCGGCGGGCCGGGACAGGCCGTGA
- a CDS encoding HesA/MoeB/ThiF family protein — protein sequence MSTAEPRRQTRPDPESLSRDELRRYSRQLMVPEWLEAGAQERLRRSSVLLVGAGGLGGPVALQLAGAGVGRLVIADGDTVGVSNLHRQTLFTAADVGRSKAEVAAARVQALNPFVQVQTAPRLEGTDMDRAMGGTTLVVDATDNFETRYALADACMRAEREWVWGAASGTSGMVSVFGPHLGLRDLFPTPGNAPSCDESGVLGPVPNIVGSLMAQETLKLLGGLGDPLRGRLWTFEALSGRVRILKLASAVLSSS from the coding sequence ATGAGCACCGCTGAACCCAGGAGGCAGACGCGTCCGGACCCCGAATCCCTGAGCCGTGACGAACTGCGACGCTACTCGCGGCAGCTGATGGTTCCCGAATGGCTGGAGGCCGGCGCGCAGGAGCGGCTACGGCGCTCCAGCGTGCTGCTGGTGGGCGCCGGCGGTCTGGGGGGCCCGGTGGCCCTGCAATTGGCCGGGGCTGGCGTAGGGCGGCTGGTGATTGCCGACGGCGACACGGTGGGGGTCAGCAATCTGCACCGCCAGACCCTGTTCACCGCCGCCGACGTGGGACGAAGCAAGGCGGAGGTTGCAGCGGCGCGTGTCCAGGCACTCAATCCCTTCGTGCAGGTCCAGACGGCCCCCAGACTGGAAGGCACGGACATGGACCGCGCCATGGGCGGCACGACGCTGGTGGTGGACGCCACCGACAATTTTGAGACGCGCTACGCTCTGGCCGACGCCTGCATGCGGGCGGAGCGCGAATGGGTCTGGGGCGCGGCGAGCGGCACCAGCGGCATGGTCAGCGTGTTCGGCCCGCACCTGGGCCTGCGTGACTTGTTTCCCACCCCCGGCAACGCGCCGTCCTGCGATGAGAGCGGCGTTCTGGGGCCGGTACCCAACATCGTGGGCAGCCTGATGGCCCAGGAGACCCTTAAGCTGCTGGGCGGCCTGGGAGACCCACTGCGGGGCCGTCTGTGGACTTTTGAAGCACTGTCTGGCCGGGTCCGGATCTTGAAGCTGGCATCTGCCGTGCTTTCCAGTTCTTAA